In one Nicotiana sylvestris chromosome 8, ASM39365v2, whole genome shotgun sequence genomic region, the following are encoded:
- the LOC104230912 gene encoding probable fructokinase-7, whose translation MDRSSKKGSKLACCFPVILDRSMKSSFKLSKSSSSDKLNKSKSSICSPTSLSMKKRDQENNHLVVCFGELLIDFVPTVSEVSLAEAPGFKKAPGGAPANVAVGIARLGGSSAFIGKVGADEFGYMLSDILKQNHVDNSGMRFDTHARTALAFVTLRADGEREFMFFRNPSADMLLTEAELDKDLIQKARIFHYGSISLIAEPCRSAHLAAMEIAKKAGCILSYDPNLRLPLWPSADAARKGILSIWDQADVIKVSEDEITFLTDGEDAYDDNVVMTKLFRPNLKLLLVTEGGEGCRYYTKNFHGRVNGIKVTAVDTTGAGDAFVGGLLNSMASDPDIYQDEKKLRNALLFANGCGAITVTEKGAIPALPTKEAVLKILDGATSNQISPTH comes from the exons ATGGATCGGTCAAGTAAAAAGGGGTCCAAATTGGCCTGTTGTTTCCCTGTTATCCTTGACCGATCCATGAAAAGCAGCTTCAAGCTATCTAAGAGTTCTTCTTCTGATAAGCTCAATAAAAGCAAGAGCTCTATCT GTTCACCAACATCTCTATCCATGAAGAAAAGGGACCAGGAAAACAATCACCTGGTTGTTTGTTTCGGGGAGTTGTTGATTGACTTCGTTCCTACTGTATCTGAAGTTTCACTTGCAGAAGCGCCTGGTTTTAAGAAAGCTCCTGGTGGAGCTCCAGCTAATGTTGCAGTTGGTATAGCAAGATTAGGAGGTTCTTCCGCCTTTATTGGCAAG GTGGGTGCAGATGAATTTGGTTATATGTTATCTGATATATTAAAACAGAACCATGTCGACAATTCTGGCATGCGTTTCGATACCCATGCAAGGACAGCATTAGCATTTGTCACTTTGAGAGCAGATGGTGAGAGAGAATTCATGTTTTTCCGCAATCCAAGTGCTGATATGCTTCTTACAGAGGCAGAGCTGGACAAAGATCTCATTCAAAAG GCAAGAATATTTCACTATGGGTCAATCTCTTTGATTGCGGAACCGTGTAGGTCAGCTCATCTTGCAGCCATGGAGATTGCCAAAAAAGCAGGCTGCATTCTCTCTTATGACCCAAATCTAAGGTTGCCCTTATGGCCATCCGCAGATGCTGCTCGTAAAGGCATCTTGAGCATTTGGGACCAAGCCGATGTTATTAAG GTAAGCGAAGACGAAATCACATTCTtaacagatggtgaggacgcctACGATGACAATGTGGTGATGACTAAGCTTTTCCGCCCTAACCTTAAGCTTTTGCTGGTAACCGAAGGTGGAGAAGGTTGCAGATACTATACTAAG AATTTTCATGGGAGAGTGAATGGCATTAAAGTAACAGCAGTTGATACCACAGGAGCAGGTGATGCATTTGTTGGTGGACTTCTCAACAGTATGGCCTCAGATCCAGACATTTATCAG GATGAGAAGAAGCTAAGGAATGCACTCCTTTTTGCCAATGGATGTGGAGCTATAACTGTAACAGAAAAAGGAGCAATTCCTGCGTTGCCAACAAAAGAAGCAGTGCTTAAAATCTTGGATGGTGCCACATCAAATCAAATTTCCCCCACCCACTGA